The segment CCGGAAGATCCCGTGCAGGAGTTTTGGATCGCGGTGGCCGGACCCGCCGTGAACGTGGCGATCGCGGCGGTGTTGTTTCTCGTGCTTGCCCTTTTGGGCGGCGGAGTGCAGCTTCTGTCGTGGGGCGATATCACGGTGGACGCCTTCGAGCGGTTCGACGAGTTTTTGGTCAATCTACTGAAAGTCAACTTGCTGTTGGTGGTCTTCAACGCCATCCCGGCCTTTCCGATGGATGGCGGCCGCGTGCTGCGGGCCGTGTTGGCGCACTTTTGGGGCGACTATGTGCGGGCCACGCAGGCGGCCGCCAGCGTCGGGCAGTTAGTGGCTATCGGTTTCGGCTTTCTCGGCCTGTTCGGCAACCCTTTTCTGATCTTCATCGCCTTGTTCGTCTTCATTGGCGCTCAGGAAGAGGCGAACCTCGTGCAAATGCGTTCGCTGATGAAGGGTTTGCCCGTGCGGTCGGCCATGATGACCCGCTACCGCGCTTTGTCGCCCGACGACAGCTTGGAGGTGGCCACGACGGAACTGCTGGCCAGCGCGCAGCAGGACTTTCCGGTGCTGAGCGATGGCCAGGTAGTCGGCCTGCTGCGGCGCGGCGACGTGATTGCGGCTTTGGCGAACGACGGCGGCGGACGGGTCGGTGACGTGATGCAATCGGGCTGCGGAACCGTCGAAGACACCGAGATGCTCGCCAGCACCTTTCAGC is part of the Pirellulales bacterium genome and harbors:
- a CDS encoding site-2 protease family protein produces the protein MKWSLKLGTVAGIGIFVHWTFSILIGWIVFADVAEGLKRQQSPTNIAAEASEGALFIIAIFACVVLHELGHALMARRYGVRTQDITLLPIGGVARLERMPEDPVQEFWIAVAGPAVNVAIAAVLFLVLALLGGGVQLLSWGDITVDAFERFDEFLVNLLKVNLLLVVFNAIPAFPMDGGRVLRAVLAHFWGDYVRATQAAASVGQLVAIGFGFLGLFGNPFLIFIALFVFIGAQEEANLVQMRSLMKGLPVRSAMMTRYRALSPDDSLEVATTELLASAQQDFPVLSDGQVVGLLRRGDVIAALANDGGGRVGDVMQSGCGTVEDTEMLASTFQRMREGGCSALPVVHHGQLVGLITLENVGELMMINSARGRAPAA